From one Elusimicrobiota bacterium genomic stretch:
- the lexA gene encoding transcriptional repressor LexA encodes MTMTHEPTPKQKRILDFVVDCFQDHGFYPTLREIGRRFGVSVGTVQDQLQALEAKGCIKRQAGLARGFSLTGAVPGLQIPILGRVSAGTGVLAMDHIEAHYGFRDFALGTDFLLRVKGDSMEGDGILEGDLVQVRRQPTAVDGDVVVALVEEEGVVKRLRKTGRGYQLESANPRYPPITRAFQVIGLVIGLVRRYNNR; translated from the coding sequence ATGACCATGACCCACGAGCCCACCCCCAAACAGAAGCGCATCCTGGACTTCGTCGTCGACTGCTTCCAGGACCATGGATTCTACCCGACCCTGCGCGAGATCGGCCGCCGTTTCGGCGTGTCCGTGGGCACGGTCCAGGACCAGCTCCAGGCCCTGGAGGCCAAAGGCTGCATCAAGAGGCAGGCGGGGCTGGCCCGGGGCTTTTCGCTCACCGGAGCCGTGCCCGGCCTGCAGATCCCCATCCTCGGCCGGGTCAGCGCCGGGACCGGCGTGCTGGCCATGGACCACATCGAGGCCCACTACGGGTTCCGGGACTTCGCGCTCGGCACGGACTTCCTCCTGCGCGTCAAGGGCGACTCCATGGAGGGCGACGGCATCCTGGAGGGGGACCTCGTCCAGGTGCGCCGTCAGCCCACGGCCGTGGACGGCGACGTCGTTGTGGCGCTGGTGGAGGAGGAAGGCGTGGTCAAGCGCCTCAGGAAGACCGGCAGAGGCTATCAGCTCGAGTCCGCCAACCCCCGCTATCCGCCCATCACCAGGGCCTTCCAGGTCATCGGACTCGTCATAGGACTGGTCCGGCGCTACAATAATAGATAG